AACATCATCATGATGAATCACAAATTGAATATTCATGATCCCAACACAATTTAATCCTAATGCTAATTTTTTGGTATAAGTTTCAATCGTCTGTTTAATCTTTTTAGATAGAATTTGCGGTGGATAAACGGCCATCGAATCGCCTGAATGGACACCAGCTCGCTCGATATGTTCCATGATGCCAGGAATTAATACAGTTTGCCCATCACAAATTGCATCTACTTCACATTCTTTACCAACTAAATACCGATCCACCAAGACTGGATGTTCCTGAGAAGCTTTTACTGCGTATTTCATATAGTCTTCCAAGTCTGCCTGATTTTCAACAATTTCCATTGCTCTTCCACCTAAAACATAACTTGGTCTCAATAAAACCGGATAACCGATTTTCCCAGCAATTGAAATGGCTTCTGCCTCACTTATTGCAGTATTACCAGGTGGTTGAGGAATTTCAAGGATTTTTAAAGCTTGTTCAAACATATCTCTATCCTCGGCTCGATCTAGATCTTTCACAGTCGTTCCAAGAATTTTTATTCCTTGTTGATCCAAGGCAGCTGCTAAATTAATCGCAGTTTGTCCACCAAACTGAACAATTACACCTGTCGGTTTTTCTAATTCTATAACATTTAAGACATCTTCCAAAGTTAAGGGTTCGAAATAGAGTTTATCTGAAATAGAAAAATCTGTTGAAACAGTTTCTGGGTTATTATTCATAATAATCGCTTCATACCCAGCTGCTTGGATCGCTTTTACCGAATGAACTGTTGCATAATCAAATTCTACACCTTGTCCAATCCGAATAGGACCTGAACCCAATACCAAGATAGAGGGTTTATCAGAAACCAGACTTTCATTTTCATCTTCATAGGTACTATAAAAGTAAGGCGTTTGTGATTCAAATTCAGCAGCGCAGGTGTCCACCATTTTAAAAACTGGAATTAATTTATTTTGTTTTCTAAATTCAGTCACTTTGTCTACATGCCATTGCCAACAATCAGCAATTTTCTGATCAGTAAAACCATTTTGTTTTGCTTCTCTTAAATAATTACAATCACCGATATGCATGAATAGGTCTTTTTCTATTTCAAAAATATGTAACAATTTATCCAAAAAGAATAAGTCTATTTTGGTCAGTGTATGAAGTTCTTCAATCGTAAAGTTTCTGCGAATCGCCTCAGAAAGATAAAATAATCGATCGTCTTGTGCATGAATAATCTTTTCTGTTAATTGCTCATCTGAAATTTCTTGTAACTCTTTTAATTCATTATGATAACAACCAATTTCCAAAGAACGAACAGCCTTTAATAAAGATTCTTCAATGGTTCGACCAATACTCATTACTTCACCAGTTGCTTTCATCTGCGTACCTAATTGGCGTTCACCATTTTCAAATTTATCAAATGGCCAGCGAGGAATTTTAGCAACAACATAATCCAATGCTGGTTCAAATTCAGCATAAGTTGTTCCAGTTACCGGGTTTTTCATTTCATCTAAAGTAAGGCCAACAGCAATTTTTGCTGCTAATTTGGCAATCGGATATCCCGTTGCTTTACTAGCAAGTGCAGACGAACGTGATACTCTTGGATTTACTTCAATAACATAATAATTGAAGATTGAAGGGTCAAGAGCTAATTGAACATTACAACCACCTTCAATTTTTAATGCTCGAATAATTTTTAAAGAAGCATCACGAAGCAATTGATATTCTTGATCTGACAGTGTTTGACTTGGTGCAAAAACAATTGAGTCTCCAGTATGAATGCCAACAGGATCAAAATTTTCCATATTGCAAACAACAATAGCATTATCTGAAGAATCACGCATGACTTCATATTCAATTTCTTTATAACCTGCGATACTTTTTTCTATTAAACATTGAGTTGCTGGTGAAAGTTTCAATCCATTCACAGTGATTGCTCTTAATTCCTCTTCATTATCACACATGCCTCCACCAGTGCCACCTAAAGTAAATGCAGGGCGAACAATTACAGGATAGCCGATTTTATTGGTAAAACTCACCGCCTCTTCCACCGTATGAACAATTTCACTTTCTGGAATTGGTTGATTCAATTTTTCCATCAATTGTTTAAATAAATCACGATCTTCTGCTTGATCGATAGCACTTAATTTTGTTCCTAATAATTCAATCTTCAACTCATCTAAAATTCCTGAACTTGCAAGTTCTATTGCCATATTTAATCCTGTTTGTCCACCAAGAGTGGGAAGTAGTGCATCTGGTTGCTCCTTACGTAAAATTTGAGAAACAAACTCCAAAGTAATTGGTTCAATATAAACCTTATCAGCAATTTCTCGATCTGTCATAATGGTTGCAGGATTGGAGTTTACCAATATCACTTCATAGCCCTCTTCTTTTAACGCTAAACACGCTTGGGTTCCAGCATAATCAAATTCAGCAGCCTGTCCAATAACAATAGGACCAGACCCAATGACCATAATCTTCTTTATATCTGTTCGCTTTGGCATTTGTTTTGCTCCTTCCATGCGTCAATTAATTCCATAAATTCATCAAATAAATGAATAGCATCATGTGGGCCCGGTGCTGCATCTGGATGAAATTGAACACTAAATGCTGGATATTGTCGATGTTTAATTCCTTCAACAGATCCATCATTTACCTCTTCATGCGTTATCATTAATTTTTCTGGATCAATTGTCTGCTTGTCAACTGCATAGCCATGATTTTGCGATGTAAAATCAATACGTCCCGTTGCAATTTCACGTACAGGATGATTTAATCCACGATGGCCAAATTTCATTTTATAAGTATCTGCATCATTTGCCAGAGAAAACAATTGATGTCCTAAACAGATACCAAAAATTGGTACTTTTCCTTGAATATTTTTAATCATTTCAATCGCTTCTGGTACATCTTTTGGATCACCAGGTCCATTTGATAACATTACGCCATCCGGTTTAAGATCAAGAA
The genomic region above belongs to Melissococcus plutonius ATCC 35311 and contains:
- the carB gene encoding carbamoyl-phosphate synthase large subunit, encoding MPKRTDIKKIMVIGSGPIVIGQAAEFDYAGTQACLALKEEGYEVILVNSNPATIMTDREIADKVYIEPITLEFVSQILRKEQPDALLPTLGGQTGLNMAIELASSGILDELKIELLGTKLSAIDQAEDRDLFKQLMEKLNQPIPESEIVHTVEEAVSFTNKIGYPVIVRPAFTLGGTGGGMCDNEEELRAITVNGLKLSPATQCLIEKSIAGYKEIEYEVMRDSSDNAIVVCNMENFDPVGIHTGDSIVFAPSQTLSDQEYQLLRDASLKIIRALKIEGGCNVQLALDPSIFNYYVIEVNPRVSRSSALASKATGYPIAKLAAKIAVGLTLDEMKNPVTGTTYAEFEPALDYVVAKIPRWPFDKFENGERQLGTQMKATGEVMSIGRTIEESLLKAVRSLEIGCYHNELKELQEISDEQLTEKIIHAQDDRLFYLSEAIRRNFTIEELHTLTKIDLFFLDKLLHIFEIEKDLFMHIGDCNYLREAKQNGFTDQKIADCWQWHVDKVTEFRKQNKLIPVFKMVDTCAAEFESQTPYFYSTYEDENESLVSDKPSILVLGSGPIRIGQGVEFDYATVHSVKAIQAAGYEAIIMNNNPETVSTDFSISDKLYFEPLTLEDVLNVIELEKPTGVIVQFGGQTAINLAAALDQQGIKILGTTVKDLDRAEDRDMFEQALKILEIPQPPGNTAISEAEAISIAGKIGYPVLLRPSYVLGGRAMEIVENQADLEDYMKYAVKASQEHPVLVDRYLVGKECEVDAICDGQTVLIPGIMEHIERAGVHSGDSMAVYPPQILSKKIKQTIETYTKKLALGLNCVGIMNIQFVIHHDDVYVIEVNPRASRTVPFLSKITGIKMAQLATRVILGEKLIDLGYTDGLYPESNQVHVKAPVFSFTKLQKVDTYLGPEMKSTGEVMGSDNNLEKALYKAFEASGLHLPSYGTVLFTIADKDKEEALNLAKRFVKIGYNLIATKGTADYFVQQGLCVQLVSKIEQKEEKNILDVIRKREVQVAINTMDKNHSKTKSQDGFYIRRASVEHGIPLFTSLDTANAILKVLEAHTFSTNPI